GAGCTCAACCCAAGGGCTTCAAGAACTATAATTCTGAGAAAACACTAAACACTTTCGACAACTATCTCTACCCTTCCCTTGGGCTTTTATACCTAACAATTAAGCCCACCATTACAATTATATCCCTTACCTATTATACTCCTTACACCCTAACCCAAGATCACCATACTCCCCCCATTATCGGCCaaaccacagagagagagagagagagagagagagagagaaaggtaccGTGGAGACTCGACGGCGTGGGACTTGACGGACTGGAAGGTGACGGCGTGGGCTCAATGGACGGTGACGGTGGGGTCGACGGCGTCGTGGTGATGAGCATAGGGGTGCTGTgcgagagagatgggagataaaaaatcagaaaacgggagaaagaaagaaaaaacagtgGTGCTGCGCTACTGAGTcgtgtgaaaaaaaatttaaaaaaaaaaaaaaaaagaaaaaaaagaagaagaagaagaggaggaggaggaggaggaaaatgacgatttttataattgtttaatGATTTGGTCCACTATTGCTGATCGGTACTATTTACTCgctaaatttgttttttgttataatagTGATGCAGTTAAGAgtgatttttgtatttttttcaccgaattttcttatcaaaatagctaaaatatTTAGACGAGGTTCTTAAAAATGCTCGTACCGCTCAACTGcatttttttgaagtttgatGAGGTTAAGCTTTTCATCttcctaaaaacacaaaacaagcaTGAGTACGGTGTACCTGAGAAGTAGCAGATCGGTAAAGAAAGGAGGAGGCGGAGCGCGGTTTGATTCTGAACCGAAGGATGaattttgtcttcttttctcTTGGGGAGAAATCTCAAATGATAAAAGAAGCTCTTGACGTAGAGAAATCTAAAGTAGTTTTGCTGTTCGGGTGGTCAGCAATTccaataaataacaaatatgaaaaacttCTTATAGAGTTTACTGGGGCCATTCCCAacattgttttaaaatatatatatatatatataattctaagatattatattatgtataatttatatcttatttttttgtttaaatgattaaatttttattatcttCAAAGTGGGAAAATTTGGATAAATAATGAGATTAAATATTAGATCGATAAAAGTGCTAAATATCATGTGAATGGTAAGGGATACGATCCTACTACATCCACACTCATGTGTCACTATCACATATACacatgtttaatttttattttttaaaaaaaaaaaaaaaaaaaaatcgattccTCATTTTTAGGTAATGATTTgctttaatatatatagagaggAATTATGTTTAAAACTTTAAACAGCACCTTacgaatgttttttattttattattttattttatttttgagaatattATATTACTCAAAAACTTTCAACTGAACTGTGCTTGATATATTTACTCTATATCCATCATCATATTTCAATATGATTGAGTATCgaaaaatatttcatttataaaatgttaaaagctatatattttttgtaatttttaaagatttaacaTTGAAatcgaaaaatatatatatatatattaacactGAACTCTAAAAAGTAAGTTCCGTTTATAAACAAAATGGGATTGTCAACTTAGTGATCTTCCGGCTATCATGCTCAGCACTCTCAGCAATTTTCTTCAAACTAGTCCAAGACTTCTTCCTTCGTTTACTTGACGTGCTCACGGCTTTTTCCACATCTATTGGGGTAGAATTGCTTTCAGTTCCAGCTGGTTTCTTGGATATTGATCGGTTTCTCTTTCTACTCTTCGCCTCCAACAAAGTAGAGCCATTTCTCACCAATGGAGTTGCTGGACCATCTGTAGCAGGAATCTCCCTAGCAAATGCTGGTGAAGCTATCTCATCTGTTTTACTGATATCATCTTTACTTCCGGAGCTCTTCTCCAAGCTAGCACATTTCTGAACCTTCGGTTTTGAAGTTTCTGattttgatgatgttttggCCTTTGAGGGACATATCTCTTTCATATGTCCTTTTGGGGTCCCTCTCTTCAGATTCCAATGTGAACAGAAGTGACATTTGTATACCACATTGTTCTGGGTGAAATTACTAGTTTTCTTCCTTCTACGCCTTGCCTTTGCCCTATTCTTTTCAATTCGGACAGTACAGTTGAAGCCGGGCTGAAGAATTGTTTCACATCTGTAAGAGATTAAACTCTAAGTCCAACATGCTACATAAATGAAACCAACAAATAATCCAAACAAATGTTGATGCATGTTTTGCCACTATAACCAACTCATAATAAACATCCGTTGTTAGTGCAATCTAGAAGTGGTAACAAAAATCCTTTTACCAAGTAAAATATGTGGTCCTTGCTTTGATGTAAATTggtaattaacaaaaaaaatgatcaaaaaAGTCCATAAGGCATGAATTGCAACTAAAAAACTTGCAGTTATTAAGGATATCTAGCAAGACAACTGACGCATATAATAACAACTGTTCCAAGAACTCTGTTTAATGCATCATGTTTGACGATCAATTTGAGGCCAATATTTTATTTAGATTTCATTAATCAAGCTGATTAATGCAATACTGAAGACCTGAGGAAGGAAAACCAAACAAGATTTCTCTAGTCAAATTACATGTGCTAATAACAAAACCATGAAGTATGGTAACACACCAAGTATTCTAATAATTCTGCAGTAATCAGAGGGTATAAGGAGCAAAAAGCAAGCCTACATGAATCCACATTTTCTTCCCTATTTGATTGCCACCCAGCAAGATATGCCAATTTTTTCGTAGTATTCCTCCGACCTAACTTCGAATACATAGAACACCAACTTGAACCAAACATGTTTCTTCCCTTTTACAATTCGGCCTAGTCTTTCCACTGCTTTAGCATAAACACAAATACTGAAACAGTTGACAATTCAACAGCAAGAAGAATTTTATCTTTAGGTGAATCTGGGATGcgagaaatatatatacaactgTACGAAACCTAACCATCAAACAACCTCCAAAACTAGCGCAGACAGCTAGAAACAATTAtcaatcaacaaaaataatcaCATCAAATTGAAGGTACGGACAGACCTCTCGCATGAAAACAGAGAAGGGTCAGGCGGTACCCCCATGGCCTCCGTTACAGTAGCCAAACGGTGGCCAAAAAAGGCACCCAAAGAAGGAATAGCAGCCTCCCCATTGGCCCATGCCGCTAGCTTCTGCAAGTGCTCAACTTTTAGCATGGACTTGGAATTCTTGGACCCGCCTTTGGTTTGCTTTCTCCCGATGGATTCTTCTCTCAGCGAGATTGGATTCTGAAATCCTGGTGTAAGATTCGGTGCTTTCTTAATTCCTCCTCGCTTTcccattgttttgttttgttttctattctctCAGGAATTTCGTCGAACGCTTTGGTGCAACAGTTCAGGTCACCTTCCAACAAAACAGCAACGCAAATATGAAAGAGGGTATTTTGCCCTAAAATAAACCATACACAGTTCAACCCTTTTGGAATGAAATGGCGTAATAAACAGTAAAGCCCTGAACCCTTGAAAACGATAATGGAATGGATGAACACGGGCTTTATGCTTCTAAAGAAATCCTTGAGCTGCGGTTGGCCCGGTGGCCCTTAAAACCCTTTTCCTCTTTCTataagacgaaaaaaaaaaagctctgtttgataaaactttctacatagtttttttttttttttttcccgttgaaaaaatgtttttatgttatgtaaaaaaaaaaaaaaaagtaattttgtgtgttttgcgtttgaagttatttgttaatgcttttattaaatttaaagtGTATTTTCAATCAAacttaaagtttttttaaaaataaaaattaggttagaggaatttttattttttttttaatatattgaattgaTATGTGTTCAAAATGATATGCATGTGAGACTTAAAAATACTttgatattaaattgaaatcttaGAATTCGGCAATGCAAATATGGGAATGAGATTGAccaaatttacatatttttttctttcaaataaaattttgaattttgaattaaatattttataatcaaACTTAACTTAATTAtccaaaatattttgtttttttcaaaattttgtttctcCTGGTTGCATGATCTATCTgactcttgatttttttaattttcaagacaaaaccaaaaggaaaatgaatttcttttaatgaaacaatttaagtttaattttcaaaatccaAACTTTACATTAAATTTCActcaaatatcccacaaaattCCACTATAATCTGCTAGCAAAATTTTCCCTCCAAAAGTCACAAGCTTAGgacattaaaatttcaaaaaattattcataatttctataaaacatctcataaattaaaaacctaaacttaAATTCATATTCTTTAATTGCATTAAAGGCATTCCCCAATAATTccattaatcaaaaaaataggcATTTAATGTagattgattttaaatttaattgcaTTAAACATATTAAACGTATTTCAACACAAATTTAATTGCATTAAGCGTATTCGCATATGGATTCTCGCATGTCCGATttgtattgattaaattttatCTGTTGGATGGAGAACGTGTGTTACAGCTGTAGTGCATCTTTATAAGTGAGTGGTATATGGTGTTTCGTATGGCCATGAGCTCACTACCAATAATCTCATCTaacaaattatattaaatcatgaaatataaaattataatcaatGGTAATGATCACACATGGGGCCGATTTCATCTACACTCGCGCtgattgaagaaaattttgaaattcctACTTTTACATGATTTATCGGACCAAATCTGACAACCgacatattaaaaatgcattttttaggAAACTTTTAGCCGTCTGATCATTTTTGTAAAATCTCAACTGTCCATTTTGGGAAGTGGTTAACAATTGTAACACATGTTTTAATCTATAATTTATACAATGTTTTGCAAGTACGATCAATCATCTTATTAAATGACTATGATTGAATCAAGAAATAGCCAATTTAAATTTATGCTCAAGATCGCTACATCATGTGACTTGGAGACGATCTCACCAATAGATCTGCGTGGAGgatataatttttcaaattaatcacACTGCTATGACAACCTGACGCTCACGCTCACGCTTACcaagcattaaaaaaaaggcCCTTAACATTTAATCTGAGCCGTGTGATTAATTTACTATCAATCCTAGCCATTCGTCTAtacatatcaattttttttgcttcttcttgttaaattaccacttatcaaaaaagctagtaatttaacatagtattaaaGTACAAGTTTTGAGTTCGAACCATGTCTCCTTCATtatcacttatcctaaaagcttcaGTTGAtaggaaaatgtaaatttaatcatttaatcaatactttaacacatcTAACTTCATCTCTTTCTACGCACTTCCATCAACTTAGCTTgaccattcttcttcttttctctcattttctcctACACTTCAAGAAAGTTTACACAAAAAACATAATCTTTCTCTTATCGTCTTGCACTTTCCAATCATGGAGTTGGCGCTCATGACCCAATTTCCTCACATCATCACATGCACATGAATCGGCGACCTGCGAGGAGGGAGCTTTTGGGCTGGGGCGTTCTTCCTTAGGTCCCAAAGGCATAATATTTTCCCTACCATCCTATAAATCTCTTAGATCCACCTCGTTTCCCtgtatttatataaatttgacTTCCAAGTTTAGTTTATTATAATTGTGTAAGTTTCTTTGTGATGGATTTTGGAGAGACTATCATTAATaaatctagttttttttttttttttgtcttttttttttctaaaaaaaaaaatactaaattaaaatttttgaataatCTAACTCGAGTGAGCTTGAGTTGAACAGTACTCGAACTCGAgcttgatgagtgccaaatattgcatatgtggaccccttaatttgcatttactaaacctttagttttgttattttctaatgtttttttgttagttttggtattttagtattttgcaggtcattgagagagaacaatagctttaaggtgaaaaatgcaaagtttgaaaaaaaaaaaaaaaaacacactttgagaagacctagatgatgtggttatgttcaaacaaatcaaggagatgactaaatcggaatttctctaattggagtcaaaatcggattggactaaatttcagattctacacatgtcatagtattttggccataacttttaGTTCAAGTATCatattaaggtgaatcaagtagcgttggaaagctaactcaattttatacaaatcattgtgaaataggattttcctaattcggacgtctgatatgccaaaagtgtcactcaataaaagaccgcaaatgtGGACGATATTggagtcattttccttcttaGATTGAGTTTTGaatctcctactcaaactagaagactaacctccgatttttctagaatatctagggcttctagaatttgttttctccctatatatagacctctaagcctcaagaaaaagtgTGTGAAGCTAGAGatcaaatatattcttttcttttttatttagtttttctttagggtaggtttttattttcaataatcatgtataactagattttcaactaaggttgaggatcaagcctcaccattgaataacaacaatattttcatgtaagtttatactatccgattttatttggtttaatttttccaatgttttacttcttttcaattcgttgaatgattcttggatatgttttgtgattcaaggatacatttgataatttgagataatttcacataattgattgcttgtgtttttatttatcaaaacattggatattcattgtgtttcgttctacggatacaattgatgatttggtttaaaccagatatcttttgtgatttgtgcaaagaacagattcatttaatgatttaatgattttttgaagcatagtagaacaaacataagatttgtatgatgagaacttcggatatgtattgatgaacatgagaatatgttgctgtgaTTTGGTAGGTgtagattccaaaaccttagtatattttcttttgttttattttactttatttagtttatgttttctttatgggataattacacttaatccccctgatttatccatggtgtggcgatttaccccccaatgtaccaaaat
This DNA window, taken from Alnus glutinosa chromosome 5, dhAlnGlut1.1, whole genome shotgun sequence, encodes the following:
- the LOC133869378 gene encoding uncharacterized protein LOC133869378; protein product: MGKRGGIKKAPNLTPGFQNPISLREESIGRKQTKGGSKNSKSMLKVEHLQKLAAWANGEAAIPSLGAFFGHRLATVTEAMGVPPDPSLFSCERCETILQPGFNCTVRIEKNRAKARRRRKKTSNFTQNNVVYKCHFCSHWNLKRGTPKGHMKEICPSKAKTSSKSETSKPKVQKCASLEKSSGSKDDISKTDEIASPAFAREIPATDGPATPLVRNGSTLLEAKSRKRNRSISKKPAGTESNSTPIDVEKAVSTSSKRRKKSWTSLKKIAESAEHDSRKITKLTIPFCL